One window from the genome of Salmo salar chromosome ssa25, Ssal_v3.1, whole genome shotgun sequence encodes:
- the LOC106586016 gene encoding uncharacterized protein CFAP97D2: MQHLLYQPLLLNGNKYLQQKWDKASYEMHLRKVKSAKNTIDTTAPKTYGHLALKMKKQKFEEQSMSKIQRENNMLLEKISHIMRTTGRIDNRNDYENKSLCREMQQQEMLRITKENQLMLLRLTQCQPHYSIKDWHEDWLKTIKLMESIARYPRRVSD, translated from the exons ATGCAACACCTGTTGTACCAGCCACTGCTTCTCAATGGAAACAAATACCTGCAGCAGAAGTGGGACAAGGCCTCCTATGAAATGCATCTGAGAAAG GTCAAATCAGCAAAAAACACCATCGACACAACTGCACCTAAAACCTATGGTCACCTTGCCCTCAAAATGAAGAAACAAAAG TTTGAGGAGCAAAGCATGTCCAAAATTCAGAGGGAAAACAATATGCTGCTTGAGAAAATATCTCACATCATGAGGACTACTGGTCGCATCGACAACAGGAACGACTATGAAAACAAAAG TCTCTGCAGAGAGATGCAACAGCAGGAGATGCTCCGTATCACCAAAGAGAACCAGTTGATGCTTCTTCGTCTGACCCAGTGCCAGCCTCACTACAGCATTAAGGACTGGCATGAGGACTGGCTCAAGACAATCAAGCTCATGGAGAGCATTGCACGATATCCACGGAGAGTTAGTGACTAA